The DNA sequence CGCCGGAAGGTTCCCGCGATGGGATAGATGGTGGCTACCCGGTTCTTTACCGTAAGCTGCGCTTCGGGCGATGAGCCGAATAATTTGAAATTGCCATAATCAAAGTAAAAGAGGTAGGGTGAAGGGTTTACCGACCGCAGCGCCCGGTAAACATTGAACTCATCCCCCCGGAATGCCTGGCTAAAGCTCCTGGACGGAACGATCTGGAAAACGTCTCCCCGCCCTATATGGGCTTTTAGCTTGTCCATGATGTCCAGTAATTCGGCATCCGTCATGTTGGATGATTCTTCTCCTTCCGTCCGGAAATGGTATTCAGGGATATTCTTATTCCTGATCAGCAATTCAATCCGCTCAATGCCTCCCGGTTTTTCTTCCGTTCCTTCCGCATGATGCTCAAAAATATGCAGCTCGTTCCTGAAGTGATTGATGGCGATAACATAGCGATATACATGGTACTGCATTTCAGGAATGGCCCGTTCAGGCCGTTTGGGTGTGCTGAGCCGGATATCCTCGAAGTACTGTACCGTATCATAGGTGAAATAGCCGAATAAACCGCCCGTGCTGAAATTGAATTTTTTGTCTGTTTCGTAGCGGAAGGCATTTCCGAAATCGCTGATCTTTTGGGGAATATCAATTTCATCGCATTGATAAGCATGGCTAATGCCATCGGGAAACTGTTCCCGGAACATTCCATCCTCGATCCTGATATGCGCAATAGGGTCGCAGCAGATAAAGGACATGCTGTTCCCGCGTGCGTGGTAGTCCGAACTTTCCAGGAGAATACTATTGGGGAATTCATCCCGGAGCCGCAGGTAAATACTTACGGGCGTAGCCGTATCGGCTAGCAAGGTTTTGTGTGTGGAACGAAGTGAGTATTGAGCCATTGGTCTGTTATTGTTGCTTGAATCGTTTTCTTTAGCCTGAACCAGGAGAAATTTTCCTCCCGAAGCAAAAAAGCCCGTCGCTTATCACGACAGGCTTTTATATAAATATTTCTTTTTTTCTTTTGAAAGGTTAATCCACACAAAAGCCTGCAGCATGTTTTGTTTCATGCCACCGCCAACCTGTATGTATCGTCTGATAAACCACTGGCCCAAAGATGGGAAAGAAAACTTTTAATTCAAAACGCCCGGTAGAAAATTTTCTCGCCGCAAGTAACATGAAAGTTACACTAGAGCGAGCTGCCGGGCGGGCAATATTTCAATAAATTAGGCTTTCCT is a window from the Anseongella ginsenosidimutans genome containing:
- a CDS encoding anthranilate synthase component I family protein, translating into MAQYSLRSTHKTLLADTATPVSIYLRLRDEFPNSILLESSDYHARGNSMSFICCDPIAHIRIEDGMFREQFPDGISHAYQCDEIDIPQKISDFGNAFRYETDKKFNFSTGGLFGYFTYDTVQYFEDIRLSTPKRPERAIPEMQYHVYRYVIAINHFRNELHIFEHHAEGTEEKPGGIERIELLIRNKNIPEYHFRTEGEESSNMTDAELLDIMDKLKAHIGRGDVFQIVPSRSFSQAFRGDEFNVYRALRSVNPSPYLFYFDYGNFKLFGSSPEAQLTVKNRVATIYPIAGTFRRSGDDEADAILAEKLMEDPKENAEHVMLVDLARNDLSIHCDKVQVEKFREVQYYSHVIHLVSTVSGKLRDEVPP